From a single Nocardioides sp. dk884 genomic region:
- a CDS encoding AAA family ATPase, producing the protein MEPTSAAEIAARLEETGYLSDEGLATVTFLALRMQRPLLLEGEPGTGKTALAEAIAAGLGLPLVRLQCYEGIDATQALYDWDFPRQILHLRALEAAGGTNDVTEAEKSLYDERFLLARPVLAALQQAPAVLLVDEVDRADDEFEAFLLEVLSTYQVTIPELGTVRASTPPVVVLTSNRTRELHDALKRRCLYHWIDHPAPAREMAIVRSRAPEISAALTEQVVAVTQGLRAEGGLQKPPGVAETLDWARALHHLGTTELDLATASATLGALVKYREDGERVRQALDRMLRP; encoded by the coding sequence ATGGAGCCGACCTCTGCCGCTGAGATCGCCGCCCGCCTCGAGGAGACGGGCTACCTCAGCGACGAGGGCCTCGCCACGGTGACGTTCCTGGCGCTGCGCATGCAGCGCCCGCTGCTGCTCGAGGGCGAGCCCGGCACCGGCAAGACCGCGCTCGCGGAGGCGATCGCGGCGGGCCTGGGGCTGCCGCTGGTGCGGCTGCAGTGCTACGAGGGCATCGACGCCACCCAGGCGCTCTACGACTGGGACTTCCCCCGCCAGATCCTGCACCTGCGCGCCCTGGAGGCCGCGGGCGGCACGAACGACGTGACCGAGGCCGAGAAGAGCCTGTACGACGAGCGGTTCCTGCTCGCGCGCCCGGTGCTCGCGGCGCTCCAGCAGGCGCCCGCGGTGCTGCTGGTCGATGAGGTGGACCGCGCCGACGACGAGTTCGAGGCGTTCCTGCTCGAAGTGCTCTCGACCTACCAGGTCACGATCCCCGAGCTCGGGACGGTGCGCGCCAGCACCCCGCCGGTGGTCGTGCTGACCTCCAACCGCACCCGCGAGCTGCACGACGCGCTGAAGCGGCGCTGCCTCTACCACTGGATCGACCACCCGGCGCCGGCGCGCGAGATGGCGATCGTGCGCTCCCGCGCCCCCGAGATCTCCGCCGCGCTCACCGAGCAGGTGGTCGCGGTCACCCAGGGGCTGCGCGCCGAGGGCGGGCTGCAGAAGCCGCCGGGCGTCGCGGAGACCCTCGACTGGGCCCGCGCCCTGCACCACCTCGGCACCACCGAGCTCGACCTCGCGACCGCGAGCGCGACGCTGGGCGCGCTGGTGAAGTACCGCGAGGACGGCGAGCGGGTCCGCCAGGCGCTCGACCGGATGCTGCGGCCGTGA
- a CDS encoding alpha/beta hydrolase family protein codes for MVRRAAIAAAALLLVVPLAGCSDEPPSDTGARPTPSGSASARSPEAGPSDGGAGASAGAPSGVAPGEESLPRVRDAMSLPALMREDVEAGRIRRTGSLGGTGAWNSWSVTYTVDGAAVSGELLVPTGRGPFPAVVLNHGYIDPAIYTLGRGMSREQEWLAANGFVVLHTDYRGHAGSDPVSDLGRESRLVYTRDAIGAVGALRREAYVDDDRLAMIGRSMGGAVTYNALVADPDLVDAAVVFAPVSSAFTDNLRRWTIPERPDNAQVLFERLGGPPERNPRPYRELSARTYFDRIEAPVLIHHGTLDDSCPIAWSRETQRLLREAGVDSRLLVYEGEGHAFGPRFEDSMRATVDFLRRELGGAR; via the coding sequence ATGGTGCGCCGGGCAGCGATCGCAGCCGCGGCGCTGCTGCTCGTCGTACCGCTGGCCGGGTGCAGCGATGAGCCGCCGAGCGACACCGGCGCGCGGCCGACGCCGAGCGGGTCCGCCTCGGCCAGGTCCCCGGAGGCGGGACCCTCCGACGGGGGCGCCGGGGCGTCGGCCGGCGCGCCGTCCGGTGTCGCTCCGGGTGAGGAGTCGCTGCCCCGGGTCCGCGACGCGATGTCGCTGCCGGCGCTGATGCGTGAGGACGTCGAGGCGGGCCGGATCCGGCGTACCGGCTCCCTCGGCGGCACCGGGGCGTGGAACAGCTGGTCGGTGACCTACACCGTGGACGGCGCCGCCGTCTCCGGGGAGCTGCTGGTGCCGACCGGGCGTGGGCCGTTCCCCGCGGTCGTGCTCAACCACGGCTACATCGACCCCGCGATCTACACCCTGGGGCGCGGAATGTCGCGCGAGCAGGAGTGGCTGGCGGCCAACGGGTTCGTCGTGCTGCACACCGACTACCGCGGGCACGCCGGCTCCGACCCGGTCAGCGACCTGGGCCGGGAGTCGCGGCTGGTCTACACCCGCGACGCGATCGGGGCGGTCGGGGCGCTGCGCCGGGAGGCCTACGTCGACGACGACCGGCTGGCGATGATCGGACGCTCGATGGGCGGGGCGGTCACCTACAACGCGCTCGTCGCCGACCCCGACCTGGTGGACGCGGCGGTGGTCTTCGCGCCGGTGAGCTCGGCCTTCACCGACAACCTGCGCCGCTGGACGATCCCCGAGCGTCCGGACAACGCCCAGGTGCTCTTCGAGCGCCTCGGCGGCCCGCCGGAGCGCAACCCCCGGCCCTATCGAGAGCTGTCCGCGCGCACCTACTTCGACCGCATCGAGGCGCCGGTGCTGATCCACCACGGCACCCTCGACGACAGCTGCCCGATCGCCTGGTCGCGGGAGACCCAGCGGCTGCTGCGCGAGGCCGGCGTCGACAGTCGACTGTTGGTCTACGAGGGCGAGGGGCACGCCTTCGGCCCGCGCTTCGAGGACTCCATGCGCGCGACCGTGGACTTCCTGCGCCGGGAGCTCGGGGGTGCGCGGTGA
- a CDS encoding XdhC family protein translates to MREVLPQLLEWWRAGESVGVGTVVATFRSAPRPPGASMLVGPDGSAVGSVSGGCVEGAVYELAESVVASGDPLLERYGVSDDDAFAVGLTCGGILDVYVEKVSRETFPELEEVAADIDAGRPVALATVIEHPDPAWLGRRMVVRPDVAPASGLGSPRADDAVHDDALGLLAAGHSATLSYGPDGERRGEGMRVFVWAFAPKPRMLVFGAIDFAAAVARVGSFLGYHVTVCDARPVFATASRFPEADEVVVDWPHRYLTAEVEAGRVDRRTVLTVLTHDPKFDVPLLEVALRLPDVAYVGAMGSRRTHEDRLARLREAGLGEHELARLRSPIGLDLGARTPEETAISIAAEIIAGRWGGTGEPLGTTQGRIHAHEPEIV, encoded by the coding sequence GTGCGTGAGGTCCTGCCCCAGCTGCTCGAGTGGTGGCGCGCCGGCGAGAGCGTCGGGGTCGGCACCGTGGTGGCGACCTTCCGCTCCGCGCCGCGCCCGCCCGGCGCCTCGATGCTGGTCGGCCCGGACGGCTCGGCGGTCGGCTCGGTGTCCGGCGGCTGCGTGGAGGGTGCGGTCTACGAGCTCGCCGAGTCGGTGGTCGCCTCCGGCGATCCGCTGCTGGAGCGCTACGGCGTCTCCGACGACGACGCGTTCGCGGTCGGGCTGACCTGCGGCGGCATCCTCGACGTCTACGTCGAGAAGGTGAGCCGCGAGACCTTCCCGGAGCTGGAGGAGGTGGCCGCCGACATCGACGCCGGCCGGCCGGTCGCGCTGGCCACGGTGATCGAGCACCCGGACCCCGCGTGGCTCGGGCGGCGCATGGTGGTGCGCCCGGACGTCGCGCCTGCCTCCGGCCTGGGCTCGCCGCGCGCCGACGACGCGGTCCACGACGACGCGCTCGGGCTGCTGGCGGCCGGGCACAGTGCGACGCTCAGCTACGGTCCCGACGGGGAGCGCCGGGGCGAGGGCATGCGGGTCTTCGTGTGGGCCTTCGCCCCCAAGCCGCGGATGCTGGTCTTCGGCGCGATCGACTTCGCCGCCGCCGTGGCCCGAGTGGGCAGCTTCCTGGGCTACCACGTCACCGTCTGCGACGCCCGGCCCGTCTTCGCCACCGCGAGCCGGTTCCCCGAGGCCGACGAGGTGGTCGTGGACTGGCCGCACCGCTACCTCACCGCCGAGGTCGAGGCCGGCCGGGTGGACCGGCGCACGGTGCTCACCGTGCTCACCCACGACCCGAAGTTCGACGTACCCCTCCTGGAGGTGGCGCTGCGCCTGCCCGACGTGGCGTACGTCGGGGCGATGGGCTCGCGGCGCACCCACGAGGACCGGCTGGCGCGGCTGCGCGAGGCCGGGCTGGGCGAGCACGAGCTGGCCCGGTTGCGCAGCCCGATCGGGCTCGACCTGGGCGCCCGGACGCCGGAGGAGACCGCGATCAGCATCGCCGCGGAGATCATCGCCGGGCGCTGGGGCGGCACGGGCGAGCCGCTGGGTACCACCCAGGGGCGCATCCACGCGCACGAGCCCGAGATCGTCTGA
- a CDS encoding vWA domain-containing protein, translating into MSATLAASGPPGAAGPVRGGDEVLLGFTWALRAAGVAVSQDRAQGYLAAVALVGAGDRRATYAAGRATLCASPDDLLRHDQVFEAWFGSPHELPRAQPTPTTTTTYSALPATDADGSGGGEEQDVVRAAASDTEVLRHRDVATMSAAERQRLAAMFADLPVRAPLRRTPRRVAGPRGRVDASATLRASLRRMGEPAEIRWRRRGVRPRRVVLLLDVSGSMSGYADPLLRLAHRMTCVLPGVETFTLGTRLTHLTRALGARDPERALVAAGASVPDWSGGTRLGETLQAFSDRWGQRGMARGAVVVIFSDGWERGDTSLLAEQVARLQRIAHRLVWVNPHRGKEGYEPVQRGVLAVLPHVDDFVAGHSLATYARLMEVIARA; encoded by the coding sequence GTGAGCGCCACGCTGGCCGCTTCCGGACCCCCGGGCGCCGCGGGACCGGTCCGCGGCGGCGACGAGGTGCTGCTCGGGTTCACCTGGGCACTGCGTGCCGCGGGCGTCGCGGTCAGCCAGGACCGGGCCCAGGGCTACCTCGCCGCGGTCGCCCTGGTCGGTGCCGGCGACCGGCGCGCGACGTACGCCGCGGGCCGGGCGACGCTGTGCGCCTCGCCCGACGACCTGTTGCGCCACGACCAGGTCTTCGAGGCGTGGTTCGGCTCGCCGCACGAGCTGCCCCGGGCGCAGCCGACGCCGACGACCACCACGACGTACTCCGCGCTGCCCGCGACCGACGCCGACGGCTCCGGCGGGGGCGAGGAGCAGGACGTGGTGCGCGCCGCCGCCAGCGACACCGAGGTGCTGCGCCACCGCGACGTGGCCACCATGAGCGCCGCCGAGCGGCAGCGGCTCGCCGCGATGTTCGCCGACCTGCCCGTCCGCGCGCCGCTGCGGCGTACGCCGCGCCGCGTCGCCGGCCCACGCGGCCGCGTCGACGCCTCCGCGACGCTGCGCGCCAGCCTGCGGCGGATGGGGGAGCCGGCGGAGATCCGCTGGCGGCGCCGGGGCGTGCGCCCGCGCCGGGTGGTGCTGCTCCTCGACGTCTCCGGCTCGATGAGCGGGTACGCCGACCCGCTGCTGCGCCTGGCGCACCGGATGACCTGCGTGCTGCCCGGCGTGGAGACCTTCACCCTCGGCACCCGGCTGACCCACCTGACCCGGGCCCTCGGCGCCCGCGACCCCGAGCGGGCGCTGGTCGCGGCGGGCGCGTCGGTGCCGGACTGGTCCGGCGGCACCCGGCTGGGGGAGACCCTCCAGGCGTTCTCCGACCGTTGGGGCCAGCGCGGGATGGCGCGCGGCGCGGTCGTGGTGATCTTCAGCGACGGCTGGGAACGCGGGGACACCTCGCTGCTGGCCGAGCAGGTGGCCCGCCTCCAGCGCATCGCGCACCGGCTCGTGTGGGTGAACCCGCACCGGGGCAAGGAGGGCTACGAGCCCGTGCAGCGGGGGGTGCTGGCCGTGCTCCCGCACGTCGACGACTTCGTCGCCGGGCACTCCCTGGCGACCTACGCCCGACTGATGGAGGTGATCGCGCGTGCGTGA
- a CDS encoding LuxR family transcriptional regulator: MHATSLTDLAESQLATAREASSGRSAATVFGGQEHDLRQTLIALAEGHALGEHEAPGEATLLVLRGRVRLHTVDAVDAADAAEESWEAAAGELVVIPQARHDLTALEDAAVLLTVATDATRATGPVAATGATGATGAV, translated from the coding sequence ATGCACGCGACGTCCCTGACCGACCTGGCCGAGAGCCAGCTCGCCACCGCCCGGGAGGCCTCCAGCGGCCGCAGCGCGGCCACCGTCTTCGGCGGCCAGGAGCACGACCTGCGCCAGACCTTGATCGCGTTGGCCGAGGGCCACGCGCTGGGCGAGCACGAGGCGCCCGGCGAGGCCACCCTGCTGGTGCTGCGCGGCCGGGTGCGCCTGCACACCGTCGACGCCGTCGACGCCGCCGACGCCGCCGAGGAGTCCTGGGAGGCCGCGGCCGGCGAGCTGGTGGTGATCCCGCAGGCCCGCCACGACCTGACCGCCCTCGAGGACGCCGCGGTGCTGCTCACGGTGGCCACCGACGCGACCCGGGCCACCGGCCCGGTGGCGGCGACCGGCGCGACCGGAGCGACCGGGGCGGTCTGA